One window of Nostoc sp. C052 genomic DNA carries:
- a CDS encoding P-loop NTPase fold protein, with translation MLLDLERFYQACNPSRPLIIGNPSDRRYYIDFAAVRGGKIIEALQRTIARISPNAPTCQLFTGHLGCGKSTELLRLQAELEVEQFHVVYFESTHVLEMADVDVTDILLAIAGQVSESLEAMKIRLKPTYFTKLFGEIVDFLQTPIELGVEAELSVGIAKITAKTKESPQLRRRLRDYLEPRTANILQSINQELLEPATKQLKARGKKGLVVIVDNLDRVAIRPLPSGRSLPEYLFIQRGEQLRKLNCHVVYTIPLALTFSNDSAELQHRLGGGVAPKVLPMIPVRLRSGEIFPQGLTMLRQMVLARAFPDILASDRLGLITEVFDSLETLDRLCLISGGHVRDLLGLLFDCLREQDPPFERECVELVIQRQRDYRANAIDPQEWELIFQVVQQQRVRGDIEYHTLLRSLFVFEYRDHQGAWFAVNPVLAETEKFKSWLNDTHK, from the coding sequence ATGCTCCTAGATTTAGAAAGATTTTATCAGGCTTGCAATCCGAGCAGACCTCTAATTATAGGAAACCCTAGCGATCGCAGGTACTATATCGATTTTGCTGCGGTGCGGGGTGGCAAAATCATCGAGGCTTTGCAGCGCACGATCGCTCGAATCTCGCCAAATGCTCCAACTTGTCAGCTATTTACCGGACATCTCGGCTGTGGAAAATCAACGGAGTTGTTGCGGCTGCAAGCTGAGTTAGAAGTGGAGCAATTTCATGTAGTTTACTTTGAGTCTACCCACGTCTTAGAAATGGCCGATGTGGATGTGACTGATATTTTGTTAGCGATCGCTGGACAGGTAAGTGAAAGCTTAGAAGCGATGAAAATCAGGCTCAAACCTACCTATTTTACCAAGTTGTTTGGTGAAATTGTCGATTTTCTGCAAACGCCTATTGAACTTGGGGTAGAAGCAGAGTTATCTGTAGGAATTGCCAAAATTACAGCTAAAACTAAAGAAAGTCCCCAATTGCGGCGGCGGCTAAGGGATTATCTAGAACCGCGAACAGCAAATATTTTACAGTCAATTAATCAAGAATTACTAGAACCTGCCACTAAGCAACTAAAAGCCAGGGGGAAAAAAGGACTGGTAGTGATTGTTGATAACTTGGATCGAGTCGCAATTCGACCTTTACCATCGGGGCGATCGCTGCCAGAATATTTATTTATTCAGCGTGGTGAACAATTACGCAAACTGAATTGTCATGTAGTCTACACTATCCCCCTAGCCTTGACTTTTTCCAACGATAGCGCCGAACTTCAACATCGTTTGGGGGGTGGAGTTGCACCAAAAGTTTTGCCGATGATACCTGTACGTCTGCGCTCTGGCGAGATTTTTCCGCAAGGGCTAACAATGTTACGGCAAATGGTACTAGCTAGAGCTTTTCCAGACATTTTAGCTAGCGATCGGTTAGGCTTAATTACAGAAGTGTTTGATAGTCTAGAAACCTTAGATCGATTGTGCTTGATTAGTGGTGGTCATGTACGCGACTTACTAGGGTTGCTGTTTGACTGTCTGCGAGAACAAGATCCACCCTTTGAGCGGGAGTGTGTCGAATTGGTGATTCAAAGACAGCGAGATTACCGAGCTAACGCCATCGATCCCCAGGAGTGGGAATTAATCTTTCAGGTGGTGCAACAGCAGAGAGTTAGAGGTGATATAGAATACCATACTCTCTTGCGAAGTCTATTTGTATTTGAATACCGCGATCATCAAGGAGCTTGGTTTGCCGTCAACCCAGTTTTAGCCGAGACGGAAAAATTTAAATCATGGTTGAACGACACCCACAAGTAG
- a CDS encoding sodium-dependent bicarbonate transport family permease, which yields MDFSLIVSNILNPPILFFFLGMTAVFVKSDLEIPPPVPKLLSLYLLFAIGFKGGVELIKSGLNQEVILTLLAAMLMACFVPIYTFFILKWKLDTYDAAAIAATYGSISAVTFITAGAFLTELGIHYDGYMVAALALMESPAIIVGLILVSIFTADEKREFAWSEVLQEAFLNSSVFLLVGSLLIGVLTGERGWHVLEPFTQGLFYGILTFFLLDMGLVAARRIKDLQKTGVFLILFAILIPILNAGIGLAIAKFIGMPQGNSLLFAVLCASASYIAVPAAMRMTVPEANPSLYVSTALAVTFPFNIIVGIPLYLYGINLFWR from the coding sequence ATGGATTTTAGCTTAATTGTATCCAACATTTTGAATCCGCCAATCTTGTTTTTCTTTTTAGGCATGACTGCTGTTTTTGTCAAGTCTGATTTGGAAATTCCCCCACCAGTACCCAAACTCCTTTCGTTGTATTTGCTGTTTGCAATTGGTTTTAAAGGAGGAGTAGAACTAATCAAAAGCGGACTGAATCAGGAAGTAATTCTAACACTCCTGGCAGCAATGTTGATGGCTTGTTTTGTTCCAATTTACACCTTTTTTATTCTGAAGTGGAAACTGGATACTTACGATGCTGCGGCGATCGCAGCAACCTACGGTTCTATCAGTGCCGTCACTTTCATCACTGCCGGCGCTTTTCTGACTGAGCTTGGTATTCACTATGATGGTTACATGGTAGCAGCTCTGGCCCTGATGGAATCTCCGGCGATCATTGTTGGTCTAATTTTGGTGAGTATATTCACCGCCGATGAAAAGCGAGAGTTTGCTTGGTCGGAAGTTTTGCAAGAAGCATTTCTTAATAGTTCAGTTTTTCTACTAGTCGGTAGCCTCTTAATCGGTGTCTTGACAGGAGAACGTGGTTGGCACGTATTAGAACCCTTTACTCAAGGGTTGTTTTATGGCATTCTCACCTTCTTTTTATTGGATATGGGATTGGTGGCTGCCAGAAGAATTAAAGACTTGCAAAAAACCGGAGTTTTCCTGATTTTATTTGCCATACTAATTCCAATACTCAATGCAGGCATTGGGTTAGCGATCGCCAAATTCATCGGTATGCCTCAGGGAAATTCGCTGTTATTCGCTGTATTGTGTGCCAGCGCTTCTTACATTGCTGTGCCGGCGGCGATGCGGATGACTGTTCCCGAAGCAAATCCCAGCCTATATGTTTCTACCGCTCTAGCAGTCACATTTCCGTTCAATATTATTGTGGGAATTCCGTTATATCTCTACGGAATTAACCTATTCTGGAGGTAA
- a CDS encoding carbonic anhydrase, with protein sequence MKNFIERRDFLKLGMTGAFGMMLSASDLLWRVEQAKAAEIPSSSPESLSPDAALQKLIEGNQRFVDHHPQYPDQSALRLQEVAQAQHPFATILSCADSRVPAEIVFDQGIGDIFDVRIAGNIATHEAIGSIEYAVVLLGSPLLMVMGHERCGAVTAAVQNESLLGDISSFVKAIKPAVEKVKSQPGDAVENAVVANVQYQIERLKHSKLLTKQVESGKLKIVGGRYDLDTGRVTIIT encoded by the coding sequence ATGAAAAATTTCATAGAACGTCGTGACTTTTTGAAGTTAGGAATGACCGGGGCATTTGGGATGATGCTATCTGCCAGCGATTTACTCTGGCGGGTAGAACAGGCGAAAGCTGCCGAAATCCCCTCAAGTTCCCCTGAATCCCTCAGCCCCGATGCAGCCTTGCAAAAGCTGATAGAGGGAAATCAGCGATTTGTCGATCATCATCCTCAATACCCCGATCAATCTGCGCTGCGGTTGCAGGAAGTTGCTCAAGCTCAACATCCATTTGCCACTATTCTCAGTTGTGCGGATTCACGAGTCCCCGCAGAAATTGTTTTTGATCAGGGTATTGGGGACATCTTTGATGTGCGGATTGCCGGAAATATTGCCACACATGAAGCGATCGGTAGTATTGAATATGCAGTTGTCTTATTAGGTTCTCCGCTGCTGATGGTGATGGGCCATGAGCGTTGTGGGGCTGTTACCGCCGCTGTCCAAAACGAATCGTTACTAGGTGATATTAGTAGTTTTGTGAAGGCAATTAAGCCAGCTGTAGAAAAGGTCAAGAGTCAGCCGGGTGATGCGGTTGAAAATGCTGTGGTGGCAAATGTGCAATATCAAATTGAACGGTTGAAGCACTCAAAGCTTTTAACTAAGCAGGTGGAGTCGGGCAAATTGAAAATTGTCGGCGGTCGTTACGATTTGGATACAGGGAGAGTGACTATTATTACTTAG
- a CDS encoding DUF1815 family protein has translation MFLRLAHQHRQFVQDLVMNLQALAVVLERRGYPASCYTCGDQMNSASFMVSLGDNHLIRFLVSDYGITWTEMRDDRELMKLEGAEAISQLDELANLVKQSMQTDTGTKTLAKKY, from the coding sequence GTGTTTCTGAGACTAGCACATCAACATCGACAATTCGTCCAAGACTTGGTAATGAACCTGCAAGCATTGGCGGTTGTACTTGAGCGGCGTGGGTATCCTGCGTCTTGCTACACCTGTGGCGACCAAATGAATAGTGCATCATTTATGGTTAGCTTGGGTGATAACCATCTAATTCGCTTTTTAGTGTCCGATTACGGGATCACTTGGACGGAAATGCGGGATGACCGCGAATTAATGAAGCTAGAAGGTGCGGAAGCAATTAGCCAGTTAGACGAACTGGCTAATCTTGTCAAGCAATCTATGCAAACTGATACAGGCACTAAAACTCTTGCCAAGAAGTATTAA
- a CDS encoding glycoside hydrolase family 57 protein, whose product MAIGYVALVLHAHLPFVRHPESDYVLEEEWLYEAITETYIPLLKVFEGLKRDGIDFKITMSMTPPLVSMLRDPLLQERYEAHLAQLEELIALEAEHNLNNGHLRYLAEHYATEFSEARQLWERYGGDLVTAFKKFQDSNNLEIITCGATHGYLPLMKMYPQAVWAQIQVACEHYEQTFGKAPRGIWLPECAYYEGLDRMLADAGLRYFLTDGHGILYARPRPRFGTYAPIYTETGVAVFGRDHESSQQVWSSEVGYPGAAEYREFYKDLGWEAEYEYIKPYIMPNGQRKNTGIKYHKITGRGLGLSDKALYDPYWAREKAAEHAANFMYNREQQSEHLYGIMRRPPIIVSPYDAELFGHWWYEGPWFIDYLFRKSWYDQGTYKMTHLADYLREQPTQQVCRPSQSSWGFKGFHEYWLNETNAWIYPHLHKAAERMIEISHLEPEDELGLKALNQAARELLLAQSSDWAFIMRTGTMVPYAVRRTRSHLMRFNKLYEDVKVGKIDSGWLEKVELMDNIFPEINYRVYRPL is encoded by the coding sequence ATGGCTATCGGCTACGTCGCGCTTGTACTCCACGCACATCTACCCTTCGTTCGTCACCCAGAAAGTGACTACGTGCTGGAGGAAGAATGGCTCTATGAAGCCATAACAGAAACTTACATCCCCTTATTAAAAGTATTTGAAGGCTTAAAGCGAGACGGTATCGACTTTAAAATCACGATGAGTATGACACCACCTCTAGTGTCGATGCTTCGCGATCCTCTGCTTCAAGAACGCTATGAAGCACACTTAGCCCAACTAGAAGAACTTATAGCATTAGAAGCAGAACATAATCTCAACAACGGACATCTTCGTTATTTAGCCGAACATTACGCTACTGAGTTTAGCGAAGCGCGTCAACTATGGGAACGTTACGGCGGTGACTTGGTGACAGCTTTTAAGAAGTTCCAAGACAGTAACAACCTGGAAATCATCACTTGCGGCGCGACTCACGGCTATTTACCGTTGATGAAAATGTATCCGCAAGCAGTGTGGGCGCAAATTCAGGTAGCTTGCGAACATTACGAACAAACTTTTGGAAAAGCACCCAGAGGCATTTGGTTGCCTGAATGTGCCTACTATGAAGGTTTAGACCGGATGCTAGCCGATGCTGGGTTACGCTACTTCCTCACTGATGGACATGGTATCCTTTACGCCCGTCCCCGTCCGCGCTTTGGCACTTACGCCCCAATTTATACGGAAACTGGTGTTGCTGTCTTTGGTCGAGATCATGAATCTTCCCAACAGGTATGGTCTTCTGAGGTAGGCTATCCTGGAGCGGCAGAATATCGAGAATTTTACAAAGATTTGGGCTGGGAAGCAGAATATGAGTATATTAAGCCCTATATTATGCCCAATGGTCAGAGGAAAAATACGGGTATTAAGTATCACAAAATTACGGGACGCGGCTTAGGGCTTTCAGATAAGGCGCTCTACGATCCCTATTGGGCTAGGGAAAAGGCAGCAGAACACGCTGCTAACTTTATGTATAATCGAGAGCAGCAATCTGAGCATCTCTATGGTATAATGCGGCGTCCACCAATTATCGTTTCGCCTTATGACGCAGAGTTATTTGGACATTGGTGGTATGAAGGCCCTTGGTTTATCGATTACCTATTCCGCAAGTCGTGGTATGACCAAGGAACATATAAAATGACTCATTTAGCAGACTATTTGCGTGAGCAGCCAACGCAGCAAGTCTGTCGTCCTTCGCAGTCAAGCTGGGGTTTCAAGGGTTTCCATGAGTATTGGTTGAATGAAACGAATGCGTGGATTTATCCGCATTTGCATAAAGCTGCTGAACGGATGATTGAAATCTCGCACCTGGAACCAGAGGATGAGTTGGGATTGAAAGCATTGAACCAAGCGGCGCGGGAACTGCTATTAGCGCAATCTTCCGACTGGGCATTTATTATGCGGACAGGAACTATGGTACCTTATGCAGTCAGACGGACGCGATCGCACCTCATGCGCTTCAACAAGCTCTATGAAGACGTTAAAGTTGGCAAAATTGATAGTGGTTGGCTCGAAAAAGTCGAGTTAATGGATAATATCTTCCCCGAAATCAACTATCGTGTCTATCGTCCGCTATAG
- a CDS encoding P-II family nitrogen regulator translates to MHVVKKIEIIANSFELAKILESLDKSGVHSHAVIRNVVGKGLRGTTEDLDMTMLDNVYILAFCMPEELKRVVENIRPLLNKFGGTCYVSDVMEIRSVRCIASL, encoded by the coding sequence ATGCACGTAGTTAAAAAGATAGAAATTATCGCCAACTCCTTTGAACTTGCCAAAATTTTAGAGAGTTTAGACAAGTCGGGTGTACATAGCCATGCCGTCATTAGAAATGTTGTTGGTAAAGGATTACGAGGAACGACAGAAGATTTAGACATGACCATGCTTGATAATGTTTACATCCTCGCATTTTGTATGCCAGAAGAACTCAAGCGTGTTGTCGAAAATATCAGACCACTCCTGAATAAATTCGGAGGTACTTGTTACGTTTCCGATGTGATGGAAATTCGCTCTGTCAGATGTATTGCGTCTCTGTAA
- the pcrA gene encoding DNA helicase PcrA, which yields MTTTLDFLSHLNPSQRQAVEHYCGPLLVVAGAGSGKTRALTYRIANLILKHRVDPEHILAVTFTNKAAREMKERIQRLFAEQLAMKQHGQRFDLLTEYQQTLLRSQVYKNTIKDLWCGTFHSLFSRILRFDIEKYVDEKGRKWNRNFSIFDESDVMTLIKEIVNKQLNLDDKKFDARSVRYAISNAKNQGLSPQEFEQEQPNYRGRVIAQVYNLYQDKLAENNALDFDDLILVPTRLFQQNEQVLGYWHRKFRHILVDEYQDTNRTQYQLINLLVTNGETKKSEWQWENRSVFVVGDADQSIYSFRMADFTILLGFQEDFGDGLVDDDTRTMVKLEENYRSCENILQAANELIENNTQRIDKILKATRGPGEQITCHKADEELAEAAFVINQISTLENQNPELNWGSFAILYRTNAQSRPFEELLVKYQIPYTVVGGMRFYDRKEIKDVIAYLRAIANPSDTVSLLRVINTPRRGVGKTTIDALMNASQQLGTTLWEILSDETSVNTLAGRATKAVNSFAAMISRWQAQIGTLPVTEVLQGILEDSGYVQDLMSQGTDEATDRVQNVQELYNAALQFQEENEEVSLQDFLSSAALSSDLDNLKEGQTAVSLMTLHASKGLEFPVVFLVGLEQGLFPGYRSLGDPASLEEERRLCYVGITRAQERLFLSHARERRLYGSREPAMRSQFLDELPEELISTKRASRQSYTKTASTPNGKQDTTQNWQVGDRVLHKTFGLGEITHVFGTGSKMSVAIKFASLGQKIVDPRVAQLQRVE from the coding sequence ATGACAACAACCCTTGACTTTCTCAGTCACCTTAACCCTAGCCAACGTCAAGCTGTCGAACATTACTGCGGCCCGTTGCTAGTTGTTGCTGGCGCAGGTTCCGGTAAAACACGAGCGCTCACTTATCGTATTGCAAATCTGATTCTGAAACACCGCGTTGATCCAGAACATATCCTGGCGGTTACTTTTACCAACAAAGCCGCGCGGGAGATGAAAGAACGGATTCAACGGCTGTTCGCTGAACAACTGGCGATGAAGCAACACGGCCAGCGTTTTGATTTGTTGACAGAATATCAACAAACGCTACTGCGATCGCAAGTTTACAAAAATACGATCAAAGACTTATGGTGTGGCACTTTCCATAGTCTCTTTTCTCGCATTCTCCGTTTTGATATTGAAAAATATGTAGACGAAAAAGGACGCAAGTGGAATCGCAATTTCTCTATCTTTGATGAGTCGGATGTGATGACTCTGATCAAAGAAATCGTTAATAAACAACTAAACTTAGACGATAAGAAGTTTGACGCTCGGTCTGTTCGCTACGCTATTAGTAATGCTAAAAACCAAGGTTTATCACCCCAAGAATTTGAGCAAGAACAACCTAACTATCGCGGACGGGTGATAGCCCAAGTTTACAATTTATATCAAGATAAGCTAGCAGAAAATAATGCTCTTGACTTTGACGATCTAATTCTTGTGCCAACTAGATTATTTCAACAAAATGAGCAGGTATTAGGTTACTGGCATCGCAAATTTCGTCATATACTCGTAGATGAATATCAGGATACTAACCGCACTCAGTATCAACTGATTAATTTATTAGTTACTAATGGCGAAACTAAAAAGAGCGAATGGCAATGGGAAAATCGCTCAGTTTTTGTTGTCGGTGATGCAGACCAATCAATTTACAGCTTTCGGATGGCAGATTTCACCATCTTGCTAGGATTTCAAGAAGACTTTGGCGATGGTTTGGTAGATGATGACACCCGAACGATGGTTAAGCTGGAAGAAAACTATCGTTCTTGTGAAAACATTTTACAAGCGGCTAATGAATTAATTGAAAATAACACCCAACGGATTGACAAAATCCTGAAAGCAACACGGGGGCCGGGTGAACAGATTACTTGTCATAAAGCCGATGAAGAACTTGCAGAAGCGGCATTTGTAATTAATCAAATTAGCACTTTAGAAAACCAAAATCCAGAGTTAAACTGGGGTAGTTTTGCCATACTTTATCGGACAAATGCTCAATCTCGCCCCTTTGAAGAATTGTTGGTGAAATATCAAATTCCTTACACAGTTGTGGGGGGAATGAGGTTTTACGATCGCAAAGAAATTAAAGATGTGATTGCATATTTAAGAGCGATCGCTAACCCCTCTGATACAGTCAGTTTATTACGAGTGATCAATACTCCCCGCCGAGGAGTTGGCAAAACCACTATTGATGCTTTGATGAACGCCTCCCAACAATTAGGGACAACTCTATGGGAAATACTCAGTGATGAAACATCAGTTAATACATTAGCTGGACGGGCGACAAAAGCTGTAAATAGCTTTGCCGCAATGATTAGCCGTTGGCAAGCACAAATCGGCACGCTTCCCGTAACTGAGGTTTTGCAAGGGATATTAGAAGATTCTGGTTACGTTCAAGACTTGATGAGTCAAGGCACAGATGAAGCCACAGACCGGGTACAAAACGTCCAGGAACTTTATAATGCTGCGCTGCAATTTCAAGAAGAGAACGAAGAGGTTTCCCTACAAGACTTTCTGAGTAGTGCTGCCCTCAGTTCCGATTTGGATAATTTAAAAGAAGGACAGACAGCCGTTTCTTTGATGACTTTGCACGCTTCCAAAGGTTTGGAATTTCCCGTAGTATTTTTGGTGGGATTAGAACAAGGGTTATTTCCCGGCTACCGATCGCTTGGCGATCCCGCATCTTTGGAAGAAGAACGCCGCTTGTGTTATGTGGGGATTACTCGCGCCCAAGAGAGGTTATTTTTATCACACGCGCGGGAACGCCGTTTGTATGGTTCTCGTGAACCTGCGATGCGATCGCAATTTCTCGACGAATTGCCAGAAGAATTAATATCTACAAAACGCGCGAGTCGTCAAAGTTATACCAAAACTGCCTCTACTCCCAATGGGAAACAAGACACAACACAGAATTGGCAAGTAGGCGATAGAGTGTTGCATAAAACCTTTGGTCTTGGTGAAATTACTCATGTTTTCGGAACGGGTAGTAAGATGTCTGTAGCAATTAAATTTGCCAGTTTGGGACAAAAAATTGTTGACCCAAGAGTAGCGCAGTTACAAAGGGTAGAGTGA